A window of the Dictyostelium discoideum AX4 chromosome 4 chromosome, whole genome shotgun sequence genome harbors these coding sequences:
- the gatA gene encoding glutamyl-tRNA amidotransferase A subunit (Similar to Gln) — protein MNRLTNISKIRKSLIDGKLKVNDLVLNKIKEINKVSPNHLNTFISLQDEKSLGKQIKESQERYDNGTNKRLDGIPIGVKDNFSSKNFKTTCGSKILENYIPSFDSTVVKLLKEEGAIIIGKTNMDEFSMGSSSTSGHFGKVINPWSKPNNNNNNDNDNNNNGEVLYVAGGSSGGSAAAVASNYCVASIGSDTGGSIRQPSSYCGVVGFKPSYGLISRFGLVAYASSLDTPGVLTNNVEDAAELLDILIKKDQENDSTSIEFINNNQNQNQNNGEKRNILDEFNEKLKNKNIKDLVFGIPKDYLVKELDTDILNLWKEVVEEIEKRGGKVVSVSLPHTRYALPAYYLLATSEASSNLSRFDGVRYGYRFEEEKDENKVDNDNDDDDDVDENKIGMGLKDMYTKTRTNGFGEEVKKRIILGTMALSRSSYDNFYTKAQKIRRLVSDDFKNVFQGENKVDILITPTAPSPAFKQNEKMDPIEVYVNDIMTIPSNLAGLPACSIPLKLSNSNLPISVQLISNRLTDDNLLFAAHTIMNFDCYKDFTSLTPNYLK, from the coding sequence ATGAATAGATTAACAAATATatcaaaaattagaaaatcattaatagatggaaaattaaaagtgaatgatttagttttaaataaaatcaaagagattaataaagtttcaccaaatcatttaaatacatTTATTTCACTTCAAGATGAGAAATCATTAGGGAAACAAATTAAAGAGAGTCAAGAGAGATATGATAATGGtacaaataaaagattaGATGGTATACCAATTGGTGTAAAAGATAATTTCTCaagtaaaaattttaaaacaacttGTGGTTCAAAGATTTTAGAGAATTATATACCAAGTTTTGATTCAACtgttgttaaattattaaaagaggAAGGTGCAATAATTATTGGTAAAACTAATATGGATGAATTTTCAATGGGTTCATCTTCAACTTCTGGTCATTTTGGTAAAGTAATTAATCCATGGAGtaaaccaaataataataataacaatgataatgataataataataatggagaGGTTTTATATGTTGCAGGTGGTTCATCAGGTGGTTCGGCAGCAGCAGTTGCTTCAAATTATTGTGTTGCATCAATTGGATCAGATACAGGTGGTTCAATTAGACAACCATCATCATattgtggtgttgttggttttaAACCATCCTATGGTTTAATATCACGTTTTGGTTTAGTTGCATATGCTTCATCATTAGATACACCTGGTGTTTTAACTAATAATGTTGAAGATGCTGCTGAATTattagatattttaattaaaaaagatcaagaaaatgattcaacttcaattgaatttataaataataatcaaaatcaaaatcaaaataatggtGAAAAAAGGAATATTTTagatgaatttaatgaaaaattaaaaaataaaaatataaaagattTAGTATTTGGTATACCAAAAGATTATTTAGTTAAAGAATTAGATACAGATATACTTAACCTTTGGAAAGAAGTTgttgaagaaattgaaaaaagagGTGGTAAAGTTGTATCAGTTAGTTTACCACATACTCGTTATGCATTACCAgcttattatttattagcaACATCTGAAGCAAGTTCAAACCTTTCAAGATTTGATGGTGTTAGATATGGTTATAGatttgaagaagaaaaagatgaaaataaagtagataatgataatgatgatgatgatgatgttgatgaaaataaaattggtatGGGATTAAAAGATATGTATACAAAAACTAGAACAAATGGTTTTGGCGAAGaagttaaaaaaagaattatacTTGGTACAATGGCATTATCAAGATCATCATATGATAATTTCTATACAAAAGCTCAAAAGATTAGAAGATTAGTATcagatgattttaaaaatgttttccAAGGTGAAAATAAAGtagatattttaataacACCAACTGCACCATCTCCAGCatttaaacaaaatgaaaaaatggaTCCAATCGAAGTTTATGTAAATGATATTATGACAATACCTTCAAATTTAGCAGGTTTACCAGCATGTTCAATTCCTTTAAaactttcaaattcaaatttaccaatttcaGTTCAACTAATTTCAAATCGTTTAActgatgataatttattatttgcagCTCATACAATTATGAATTTTGATTGTTACAAAGATTTTACATCACTTAcaccaaattatttaaaataa